GGTCCTTTTGTGGATTATAAACTAGCCAAAAAGGTCACTGAAGCTAAGGGTAAAAGGGTTACTATTAAGACATGGTCTCGTAGTTCGACTATCACTCCCGACTTCGTAGGGGCAAATTTAGCTGTACATAAT
The sequence above is drawn from the Candidatus Saccharibacteria bacterium genome and encodes:
- a CDS encoding ribosomal protein S19 family protein gives rise to the protein MSRSLKKGPFVDYKLAKKVTEAKGKRVTIKTWSRSSTITPDFVGANLAVHN